The following are from one region of the Nicotiana tabacum cultivar K326 chromosome 3, ASM71507v2, whole genome shotgun sequence genome:
- the LOC107810281 gene encoding uncharacterized protein LOC107810281: protein MPNTSTTSNWYLTYIKLRFFTKVRRFLQLKAASKKPLKPSDQPREKSDTLIVIEEGEKGEKGIMGKESDIKDNGWMVLQKSVKKLHFGSSEEKEVAAKEIKKLAKEDLKRRKLMAELGVIPPLVAMIGGSEVVLRRQRLAVQALVELANGSFTNKALMVEAGILSRLPQKPDNLDGNTRQEFAELILSISSLANTQFSMDSSRIIPFVVSILDSSNSSVETKSTCLGTLYNLSSVLENAAILATNGTMTTLFRLSSLKEVSEKALATLGNLVVTLMGKKAMEENPMVPESLIEIMTWEEKPKCQELSVYILMILAHQSSIQREKMAKAGIVPVLLEVALLSSPLAQKRALKLLQWFKDERQSKMGPHSGPQAGRIAIDSPPVSPRAVDESKKLMKKIVKQSLHKNMETITSRANGGSDCSRLKSLVVSSSSKSLPY from the exons ATGCCTAATACTTCAACAACTAGTAATTGGTATTTGACCTACATAAAGCTTAGGTTTTTCACAAAAGTCCGTCGGTTCCTTCAGCTCAAGGCAGCATCTAAAAAGCCATTGAAACCGTCTGATCAGCCGAGAGAAAAATCAGATACTTTGATCGTGATTGAAGAAGGTGAAAAGGGAGAAAAGGGTATAATGGGAAAAGAGAGTGATATTAAAGATAATGGATGGATGGTTTTGCAAAAATCTGTGAAGAAACTTCACTTTGGGAGTTCGGAAGAAAAAGAGGTGGCAGCCAAAGAGATAAAAAAGTTGGCTAAAGAAGACTTAAAGAGGAGGAAACTGATGGCGGAGCTGGGCGTAATTCCGCCGCTTGTGGCCATGATTGGTGGTTCTGAGGTGGTGCTGCGGCGGCAGAGATTGGCTGTTCAAGCATTAGTTGAGCTTGCCAATGGCTCTTTCAC GAACAAGGCTCTGATGGTAGAAGCAGGAATCTTATCAAGATTACCCCAAAAACCAGACAATTTAGATGGAAACACAAGGCAAGAATTTGCAGAATTGATCTTGTCTATATCATCCCTAGCCAACACCCAATTCAGTATGGATTCCTCAAGAATTATTCCATTTGTAGTCAGCATTCTTGATTCATCCAACTCAAGTGTTGAAACAAAAAGTACATGTCTAGGAACATTGTACAATTTATCCTCAGTGCTGGAAAATGCTGCCATTTTGGCAACTAATGGAACAATGACTACTCTCTTTAGATTGTCTTCATTGAAGGAAGTATCAGAGAAAGCATTAGCCACATTGGGAAATCTAGTAGTTACCTTAATGGGGAAGAAGGCAATGGAAGAAAATCCTATGGTGCCCGAGAGCTTAATCGAAATAATGACATGGGAAGAGAAGCCAAAATGTCAAGAATTATCGGtctatattttgatgattttggctcACCAGAGTTCTATTCAAAGGGAGAAAATGGCTAAGGCTGGTATTGTTCCAGTTCTACTTGAAGTGGCATTGTTGAGTAGTCCTTTGGCTCAAAAAAGAGCATTGAAATTATTACAATGGTTTAAGGATGAAAGGCAGAGCAAAATGGGACCTCACTCTGGGCCACAAGCAGGAAGGATAGCAATTGATTCACCACCAGTGAGTCCAAGAGCCGTTGATGAAAGCAagaaactgatgaagaaaattgtgaaacaaAGCCTTCATAAAAATATGGAAACAATTACTAGTAGAGCCAATGGTGGTAGTGATTGTTCAAGGCTTAAGTCCCTAGTTGTTAGCTCAAGTTCTAAGAGTTTGCCTTACTAA